One stretch of Rosistilla oblonga DNA includes these proteins:
- the uvrA gene encoding excinuclease ABC subunit UvrA, with product MNQRSIRLRGVRVHNLRDVDVDVPHHQLVVFCGVSGSGKTSLALDTLYAEGQRRYIESFSAYTRQFLQRLDRPDCESIEGIPPAIAVTRGGASRSNRSTIGTATETADYLRLLFAKVADLTCLNCGQPVRSDDPQSAANQLAATEPAARAMLGFPLLLESKLHAVDELSYLQQQGFLRLIVGDRTFNLGDESRGELAEAIGDGAEAIVIVDRLKTADAAGRLTESMETAFAEGAGQAVALIESAEGETVVDGKSWRAMKWSRQRKCETCQIIYPDPEPRLFNFNNPLGACPACEGFGDIVDVDMDLVVPDRSKTLREGAIQPWNTPSYQHELEELLALADDYDLPVDVPFSRLTKKQRRLIDEGVPEREFGGLNGFFAWLERKKYKMHIRVFLSRWRSYRRCTTCNGQRLKDEVLAYRVGGKNIAEVCAMEVDAIAQFFADVKLADREAEIADDVLHQVRNRLGYLQSVGLGYLQLDRTLRTLSGGEAQRVALTSALGSSLVNMLYVLDEPTAGLHPADVPSLIESILRLRDRGNTVAVVEHNEAVFTAADRLIEVGPGAGASGGEIVFEGTADEMVETQGSLTGDYMSGRRGMLSLQRDRLQPRGWLKLTGASGNNLQSIDVDFPLGVLCVVTGVSGSGKSSLVHDTLYGAICRRKKKSGATSLPYTDLVGDGQLEDVLLVDQSPISRSPRSNPVTYVKAFDSIRKVFADTLEARTRNFGAGHFSFNSAAGRCEACEGDGMLQIDMQFLADIYMQCPECKGTRYRDEILKIRYRDRNIADVLKMTVRQAVSFFRGYDKVQEKLKRLTDVGLDYLQLGQPANTLSSGEAQRLKLAAFLSTAQRRRTLFLMDEPTTGLHVADIVKLLGCFDALLADGHSLIVVEHNLRLIKASDYIIDMGPGAAGNGGRVVAAGEPEVVKEVAESATGQILKRAIEADLAANEQV from the coding sequence TTGAATCAACGGAGTATTCGGCTGCGCGGAGTCCGCGTTCACAACTTGCGCGATGTCGACGTCGACGTGCCTCATCATCAGCTGGTCGTGTTTTGTGGCGTCAGCGGCAGCGGCAAGACCAGCTTGGCCCTCGATACGCTTTATGCCGAGGGGCAGCGCCGTTACATCGAGAGCTTCTCGGCGTATACGCGTCAGTTCCTGCAGCGGTTGGATCGACCCGATTGCGAATCGATCGAAGGCATTCCTCCCGCGATCGCCGTCACTCGCGGTGGGGCTTCGCGTTCCAACCGCAGCACGATCGGAACGGCTACTGAAACTGCCGACTACCTGCGGTTGCTGTTCGCTAAGGTAGCCGATCTGACGTGTCTGAACTGTGGCCAACCGGTTCGCAGCGACGATCCGCAATCGGCGGCGAACCAGTTGGCAGCGACCGAGCCGGCGGCCCGTGCGATGCTCGGTTTTCCATTGCTGTTGGAGTCGAAGCTGCATGCTGTCGATGAGCTCTCCTATCTGCAGCAGCAGGGCTTCCTGCGACTGATCGTCGGCGATCGGACGTTCAATCTAGGCGATGAATCGCGCGGCGAACTGGCCGAAGCGATCGGCGATGGAGCCGAAGCGATCGTGATCGTCGATCGCTTGAAAACGGCGGACGCCGCCGGGCGTTTGACCGAATCGATGGAGACGGCGTTTGCCGAAGGGGCGGGCCAAGCGGTGGCGCTGATCGAATCCGCTGAGGGCGAGACAGTTGTCGACGGCAAGTCGTGGCGGGCGATGAAGTGGAGTCGCCAGCGGAAGTGCGAAACGTGCCAGATCATCTATCCCGATCCCGAGCCGCGGTTGTTCAATTTCAATAACCCTTTGGGAGCGTGTCCGGCGTGCGAAGGGTTCGGCGATATCGTCGATGTCGATATGGATTTGGTCGTTCCCGATCGGTCCAAGACGCTCCGCGAAGGGGCGATCCAACCGTGGAACACGCCTTCGTATCAGCATGAGTTGGAAGAGTTGTTGGCGTTGGCCGATGATTACGATCTGCCAGTGGACGTTCCCTTTTCGCGGCTGACCAAAAAACAGCGGCGGCTGATCGACGAAGGAGTTCCCGAACGGGAGTTCGGTGGGCTGAACGGCTTCTTCGCCTGGTTGGAACGCAAAAAGTACAAGATGCATATCCGCGTCTTCTTGAGCCGCTGGCGAAGCTATCGCCGGTGCACGACTTGCAACGGTCAGCGGCTCAAGGATGAAGTGCTCGCCTATCGCGTCGGCGGCAAGAATATCGCCGAGGTCTGCGCGATGGAAGTCGATGCGATCGCGCAGTTCTTCGCCGACGTGAAGCTTGCCGATCGGGAGGCGGAGATCGCGGACGATGTCTTGCACCAGGTCCGCAATCGGCTGGGCTATCTGCAATCGGTCGGGCTGGGCTATCTGCAGCTGGATCGCACGCTGCGAACGCTCTCCGGCGGCGAAGCCCAACGCGTCGCGTTGACCAGCGCACTCGGATCCAGCTTGGTCAACATGCTGTATGTTCTGGATGAACCGACAGCGGGCCTGCATCCGGCCGACGTTCCCAGCCTAATCGAATCGATCCTACGGCTGCGCGATCGAGGCAACACGGTGGCGGTCGTCGAACATAATGAAGCGGTCTTTACGGCGGCGGATCGGTTGATCGAAGTCGGCCCAGGGGCGGGAGCTTCCGGTGGCGAGATCGTCTTCGAGGGGACCGCCGACGAGATGGTCGAGACGCAGGGAAGCCTGACGGGCGATTATATGTCGGGACGCCGAGGGATGTTGTCGCTGCAACGCGATCGGCTGCAGCCGCGCGGGTGGCTGAAACTGACGGGGGCCAGCGGAAACAATCTGCAATCGATCGACGTCGATTTCCCGCTGGGCGTGCTGTGCGTGGTGACGGGCGTGTCGGGGAGCGGCAAGAGTAGTCTGGTTCACGATACGTTGTACGGAGCGATCTGCCGACGCAAGAAGAAGTCGGGCGCAACCAGTCTGCCTTACACGGATCTTGTGGGCGATGGGCAGCTGGAAGACGTGTTGTTAGTCGATCAATCGCCGATCAGCCGCAGCCCACGCAGCAATCCGGTGACGTACGTCAAAGCGTTCGATTCGATTCGCAAAGTGTTCGCCGATACGTTGGAGGCGCGGACTCGCAATTTTGGCGCCGGCCACTTCAGTTTTAATTCCGCCGCCGGCCGCTGCGAGGCGTGCGAAGGGGACGGGATGCTGCAGATCGACATGCAGTTCCTGGCCGACATCTATATGCAGTGTCCCGAGTGCAAAGGGACGCGTTATCGCGACGAGATCTTGAAGATTCGCTACCGCGATCGAAACATCGCCGACGTGTTGAAGATGACGGTTCGCCAAGCGGTCTCGTTCTTCCGCGGCTACGACAAGGTGCAGGAGAAGTTGAAGCGGTTGACCGATGTGGGGCTCGATTATCTGCAGTTGGGCCAGCCGGCCAATACGCTCAGCAGCGGCGAGGCGCAGCGGCTGAAACTGGCGGCCTTCTTGAGTACTGCTCAGCGCCGCCGGACGCTGTTCCTGATGGACGAACCGACCACGGGGCTGCATGTGGCTGACATCGTCAAGCTGTTGGGCTGCTTCGACGCGCTGCTTGCCGACGGGCATTCGTTGATCGTCGTCGAACACAATCTGCGATTGATCAAGGCGTCGGACTATATCATCGATATGGGCCCCGGAGCGGCGGGCAATGGCGGTCGCGTGGTCGCGGCGGGCGAACCCGAGGTGGTCAAAGAGGTTGCGGAATCGGCGACCGGCCAGATTTTGAAGCGAGCGATCGAAGCGGATCTCGCCGCGAATGAGCAAGTGTGA